The Pelmatolapia mariae isolate MD_Pm_ZW linkage group LG9, Pm_UMD_F_2, whole genome shotgun sequence genome has a segment encoding these proteins:
- the rnf32 gene encoding RING finger protein 32, with translation MALRKNLKSNASSKLVITSAAFQDHIMRSLLHPDFSLSDPLRRHSRGKHPQVREGVEERDLQRRHEQEEREYVLGPAPPPLTLAQKLGLVASPREKLTEDEWTRVKERSVQQEESAQPCAICREEFLLQPQVLLSCSHVFHRACLQAFERFSGRNRCPLCRREPYETRVINDAARLFRHRCATRIQAYWRGYMARKWYRTIKKTICPKDKRLRRQFFESRLQELNDSFVRYCHTDTEAFLSDIDRSLSSSRRVFQQLERKSVSEPQENDWDRIKSQVIQRGVWDCPICLTALSNLSLPTVSERSNHQQRRPTVLLSCSHLFHQLCLEAFEAFSADSRPLCPLCRSAYHKKRI, from the exons ATGGCATTGCGGAAG AACTTAAAATCCAATGCAAGCAGCAAATTGGTAATCACCTCAGCTGCTTTCCAAGACCACATAATGCGAAGCCTGCTGCATCCAGATTTCTCACTTTCTGACCCTTTGCGGAGACACAGTAGAGGCAAACATCCCCAGGTGAGAGAAGGAGTGGAAGAAAGGGATCTGCAAAGGCGACATGAGCAAGAAGAGAGAGAATACGTGCTTGGCCCTGCTCCACCGCCGTTAACTTTAG ctcAAAAGTTGGGTTTGGTGGCCTCCCCTAGAGAGAAACTGACAGAGGATGAGTGGACCAGGGTCAAAGAAAGGTCCGTTCAGCAGGAGGAATCAGCTCAGCCCTGTGCAATATGCAGGGAGGAGTTTCTACTCCAGCCTCAG GTGTTGCTATCCTGCTCTCACGTTTTCCACCGAGCGTGTCTGCAGGCCTTTGAGAGGTTTTCTGGGCGGAACCGCTGCCCGCTGTGCAGAAGGGAGCCATATGAAACACGTGTCATCAACGATGCAGCTCGCCTTTTCCGACATCGGTGTGCCACCAG GATTCAAGCGTACTGGCGAGGTTACATGGCTCGTAAGTGGTACAGAACTATCAAGAAAACTATCTGCCCAAAAGACAAAAGGCTGAGACGTCAGTTTTTCGAATCAAGG TTGCAGGAGTTGAATGACAGCTTTGTCCGATACTGTCACACCGACACGGAGGCTTTTCTGAGTGATATCGACCGCTCGCTGTCATCAAGCAGACGAGTGTTCCAGCAGCTGGAGAGAAAGAGCGTCTCCGAACCTCAGGAGAACGACTGGGACCGAATAAAGAGCCAG GTTATCCAGAGAGGTGTGTGGGACTGCCCCATTTGCCTGACTGCGCTGAGCAACCTCAGCCTCCCGACAGTATCGGAGAGATCCAACCATCAACAGCGGAGACCAACCGTGCTCCTGTCCTGTTCCCACCTTTTCCACCAGCTCTGTCTTGAGGCCTTTGAGGCCTTCTCTGCAGATAGCAGACCTTTGTGTCCACTGTGCAGATCTGCGTACCACAAAAAACGTATCTAA